In Candidatus Sedimenticola sp. (ex Thyasira tokunagai), the following proteins share a genomic window:
- the pyk gene encoding pyruvate kinase, whose translation MLRRTKILATLGPATDDPKVLDALIGAGVDVVRLNLSHGSHADHNRRAEVVRNRAEAIGRQVGILVDLQGPKIRVGRFKNGPIQLAEGDNFVLDAACGLGDGDQQRVGLTFPELVDDVSSGDILVLADGAIELFVNVVDGDEVRCKVVVGGPLSDSKGINKKGGGLSAPALTDKDRADIIFAAGIEADYLAVSFVQSADDVFEARRLLHEAGGRAGIVSKIERAEALDVIDEIIEASEVIMVARGDLGVEIGDAELPAVQKRLIKRARSMNKVVITATQMMESMIEHPMPTRAEVFDVANAVLDGTDAVMLSAETAAGKYPVKAVASMRRVCLEAEKQSKVTQSHHRLNSVFGRVDESIAMASMYTANHLGVAAIAALTESGSTPQWMSRISSSIPIFALTEHVATRRKVTLLRGVYPIRFHFEEDDAFGCDSQKANEVIIDDLLRRGLVCKGDLMIITKGDLNGVEGGTNVMKILRVGEHSLPEPNTE comes from the coding sequence ATGCTTAGAAGAACCAAAATATTAGCGACCCTGGGGCCGGCGACCGATGACCCCAAGGTACTTGATGCGCTGATTGGCGCAGGTGTTGATGTAGTACGACTTAACCTCTCCCATGGAAGTCATGCCGACCATAACAGGCGTGCGGAGGTTGTACGTAACCGGGCGGAAGCAATTGGACGTCAGGTAGGTATTCTGGTTGATTTGCAGGGCCCCAAAATTCGAGTTGGTCGTTTTAAAAATGGTCCCATCCAGTTGGCTGAAGGTGATAATTTTGTCCTCGATGCCGCTTGTGGTTTGGGCGACGGTGACCAACAGCGTGTCGGCTTAACTTTTCCCGAGCTGGTCGATGATGTGAGCAGCGGCGACATTCTGGTGTTGGCGGATGGTGCTATCGAGCTCTTTGTCAACGTCGTTGACGGTGACGAGGTACGCTGTAAGGTGGTGGTCGGTGGACCGCTTTCAGATAGCAAGGGCATCAATAAAAAGGGTGGTGGTCTCTCTGCACCTGCGCTTACAGACAAAGATAGGGCGGATATTATTTTTGCTGCAGGAATCGAGGCCGATTACCTTGCGGTCTCATTCGTACAGAGTGCAGATGATGTATTTGAGGCTCGCCGCCTGCTGCATGAGGCTGGGGGCAGGGCGGGTATCGTATCCAAGATCGAACGGGCTGAAGCCCTGGATGTGATCGATGAGATCATTGAGGCATCTGAGGTTATTATGGTTGCCCGTGGCGACCTCGGTGTTGAGATCGGCGATGCCGAGTTGCCGGCGGTACAGAAACGGTTGATCAAGCGTGCCCGTTCAATGAATAAAGTGGTGATTACCGCGACCCAGATGATGGAGTCAATGATCGAGCACCCGATGCCCACTCGTGCCGAGGTGTTTGATGTTGCCAATGCGGTGCTTGACGGTACCGATGCAGTGATGCTTTCGGCTGAGACTGCTGCCGGCAAATATCCGGTAAAAGCCGTTGCCTCGATGAGACGTGTCTGCCTGGAGGCGGAAAAGCAGAGCAAGGTGACCCAGTCTCACCATCGGCTCAATTCCGTTTTCGGCCGTGTCGATGAGTCGATTGCGATGGCCTCAATGTACACGGCGAATCACCTCGGAGTGGCGGCTATTGCCGCTCTGACTGAGTCCGGTTCAACACCGCAATGGATGTCGCGTATAAGCTCGAGCATACCGATTTTTGCACTTACGGAACACGTAGCAACCCGCCGCAAGGTGACTCTGCTGCGAGGCGTTTATCCGATAAGGTTCCACTTTGAGGAGGACGATGCCTTTGGTTGCGATAGCCAAAAGGCGAATGAAGTTATCATAGATGACCTGTTACGCCGCGGTCTGGTGTGCAAGGGTGACCTGATGATCATCACCAAAGGTGATCTCAATGGTGTCGAGGGTGGCACCAATGTAATGAAGATTCTGCGTGTCGGTGAGCATAGTCTACCGGAACCGAACACTGAGTAA
- a CDS encoding phosphoglycerate kinase has product MSFIKLTDLDLAGKRVLIRADLNVPVKDGRVTSDARITASMPTIEHCVKAGAKVQVMSHRGRPEEGVADEANSMQPIADDMSAKLGVTVRLIGDYLESAPEVADGEAVLFENVRFNAGEKKDNEELAKKYAALCDIFVMDAFGTAHRAQASTHGAGKFAPTACAGLLLASELDNLAKALANPARPMVAIVGGSKVSTKLTVLEALSEKVDQLVVGGGIANTFLKAMGNNVGKSLCEDDLVDTAKALVEKMKERGANIPIASDVVCGKEFAEDAEATLKAAGDVVDDDMIFDIGPDSAQELAEIIANAGTVVWNGPVGVFEFDQFGAGTKTVSMAIADSDCFSLAGGGDTIAAIQKYDIYDKVTYISTAGGAFLEYLEGKTLPAVAMLEARAAE; this is encoded by the coding sequence ATGTCCTTCATCAAGCTTACCGATCTCGACCTCGCCGGAAAACGTGTACTGATTCGCGCTGATCTCAATGTACCTGTAAAAGACGGCAGGGTAACCTCCGATGCCCGTATCACAGCATCCATGCCTACCATTGAGCACTGTGTGAAAGCCGGCGCCAAAGTACAGGTGATGTCACATCGTGGTCGCCCGGAAGAGGGTGTTGCGGATGAGGCCAACTCCATGCAGCCGATAGCCGACGATATGTCCGCTAAATTGGGTGTCACCGTACGCCTGATAGGTGACTACCTGGAGAGTGCCCCCGAGGTTGCTGACGGTGAAGCCGTGCTGTTTGAGAACGTACGTTTCAATGCCGGTGAGAAGAAGGATAATGAAGAGCTGGCTAAAAAGTACGCTGCACTCTGCGACATTTTCGTAATGGATGCCTTCGGTACCGCACACCGTGCTCAGGCTTCCACCCATGGTGCCGGTAAGTTTGCCCCCACCGCTTGTGCCGGCCTGTTGCTGGCCAGCGAACTGGATAATTTGGCCAAGGCCCTGGCCAACCCGGCCCGTCCCATGGTGGCCATTGTTGGCGGCTCTAAAGTCTCCACCAAGTTGACCGTACTTGAGGCGCTCTCCGAGAAGGTGGATCAACTGGTGGTTGGTGGTGGCATTGCCAACACCTTCCTCAAGGCCATGGGCAACAACGTAGGCAAGTCTCTATGTGAAGATGACCTGGTGGATACCGCCAAGGCGTTGGTAGAAAAGATGAAAGAGCGTGGTGCGAACATCCCTATCGCTAGCGATGTGGTTTGCGGCAAGGAGTTTGCCGAAGACGCCGAGGCGACTCTGAAAGCCGCCGGCGATGTGGTCGACGACGACATGATCTTCGATATCGGTCCTGATTCTGCACAGGAGCTGGCCGAGATTATCGCCAATGCGGGCACAGTGGTCTGGAACGGCCCGGTCGGTGTATTCGAGTTTGATCAGTTTGGTGCAGGCACCAAGACCGTCTCCATGGCGATCGCTGATTCCGACTGCTTCTCCCTGGCGGGAGGAGGCGACACCATCGCTGCCATCCAGAAGTATGACATCTACGACAAGGTGACCTACATCTCTACCGCCGGTGGTGCATTCCTGGAGTACCTGGAAGGCAAAACACTACCCGCAGTGGCCATGCTGGAAGCGCGTGCTGCTGAATAA